From one Nycticebus coucang isolate mNycCou1 chromosome 14, mNycCou1.pri, whole genome shotgun sequence genomic stretch:
- the PRPF19 gene encoding pre-mRNA-processing factor 19, with product MSLICSISNEVPEHPCVSPVSNHVYERRLIEKYIAENGTDPINNQPLSEEQLIDIKVAHPIRPKPPSATSIPAILKALQDEWDAVMLHSFTLRQQLQTTRQELSHALYQHDAACRVIARLTKEVTAAREALATLKPQAGLIVPQAVPSSQPSVVGAGEPMDLGELVGMTPEIIQKLQDKATVLTTERKKRGKTVPEELVKPEELSKYRQVASHVGLHSASIPGILALDLCPSDTNKILTGGADKNVVVFDKSSEQILATLKGHTKKVTSVVFHPSQDLVFSASPDATIRIWSVPNASCVQVVRAHESAVTGLSLHATGDYLLSSSDDQYWAFSDIQTGRVLTKVTDETSGCSLTCAQFHPDGLIFGTGTMDSQIKIWDLKERTNVANFPGHSGPITSIAFSENGYYLATAADDSSVKLWDLRKLKNFKTLQLDNNFEVKSLIFDQSGTYLALGGTDVQIYICKQWTEILHFTEHSGLTTGVAFGHHAKFIASTGMDRSLKFYSL from the exons ATGTCCCTGATCTGCTCCA TCTCCAATGAAGTGCCAGAACACCCATGTGTATCCCCTGTCTCTAATCATGTCTATGAGCGGCGGCTCATCGAGAAGTACATTGCAGAGAATGGTACAGACCCCATCAACAACCAGCCTCTCTCTGAGGAGCAGCTCATTGACATCAAAG TTGCTCACCCAATCCGGCCCAAGCCTCCCTCAGCCACTAGTATCCCGGCCATTCTGAAAGCTTTGCAGGATGAATGG GATGCCGTCATGCTTCACAGCTTCACTCTGCGCCAGCAGCTGCAGACAACCCGCCAAGAGCTGTCTCACGCTCTGTACCAGCATGATGCTGCCTGCCGTGTCATTGCCCGTCTGACCAAGGAAGTCACTGCTGCCCGAGAAG CTCTGGCCACCCTGAAACCACAGGCTGGTCTCATTGTGCCGCAGGCAGTGCCAAGCTCccagccgagtgttgtg GGTGCTGGCGAGCCAATGGATTTGGGCGAGCTGGTGGGAATGACTCCCGAAATTATCCAGAAG CTTCAAGACAAGGCCACTGTGCTAACCACGGAGCGTAAGAAG CGAGGAAAGACTGTGCCTGAGGAGTTGGTGAAGCCAGAAGAGCTCAGCAAATACCGGCAGGTGGCATCCCACGTG GGGTTGCACAGTGCCAGCATTCCTGGGATCCTTGCCCTGGACCTCTGTCCCTCCGACACCAACAAGATCCTCACTG GTGGGGCGGATAAAAATGTTGTTGTCTTTGACAAGAGTTCTGAGCAAATCCTGGCCACCCTCAAAGGCCATACCAAGAAGGTCACCAGTGTGGTGTTTCATCCTTCCCAG gACCTGGTGTTTTCTGCCTCCCCAGATGCCACTATCAGGATTTGGTCAGTCCCGAACGCCTCTTGTGTACAGGTTGTTCGGGCCCATGAGAGTGCTGTGACAGGCCTCAGCCTCCATGCCACTGGTGACTATCTCCTGAGCTCCTCTGATGACCAG tACTGGGCTTTCTCTGACATCCAGACAGGGCGTGTACTCACCAAGGTGACAGATGAGACTTCTGGCTGCT CTCTCACCTGTGCGCAGTTCCATCCCGATGGACTCATCTTTGGAACAGGGACCATGGACTCTCAGATCAAGATCTGGGACTTGAAG GAGCGCACCAATGTGGCTAACTTCCCTGGCCACTCAGGCCCCATCACCAGCATTGCCTTTTCCGAGAATGGCTACTACCTGGCTACAGCAGCTGATGACTCCTCAGTCAAGCTCTGGGATCTGCGCAAGCTTAAGAACTTTAAGACATTGCAGCTGGATAACAACTTTGAg GTGAAGTCACTGATCTTTGATCAGAGTGGTACCTACCTGGCCCTTGGGGGCACAGATGTCCAGATCTACATCTGCAAACAGTGGACAGAGATTCTTCACTTTACAG